Proteins from one Chroococcidiopsis sp. CCMEE 29 genomic window:
- a CDS encoding C40 family peptidase, giving the protein MVSFEQLQASIEYQCRTNLNLYDSPSCTRLATQAAAGRHLRVLSLPENPAAVEVCLCEDDYPGWLLLQEINELEPAVTPYQAIALSTAEISTRLPGVISFTQWAMQQPNYYLWGGTVGPNYDCSGLIQAAFASVGIWLPRDAYQQEAFTQSIAIEELQPGDLVFFGSDQKATHVGLYLGEQSYIHSSGKEMGRNGIGIDRLSEQGDEITQSYYRQLRCCGRVVKCYKPHGRG; this is encoded by the coding sequence ATGGTTTCTTTTGAGCAATTACAAGCAAGCATTGAGTATCAATGCCGAACTAACCTGAATTTATATGATTCTCCTAGCTGTACTCGTTTGGCAACTCAGGCAGCAGCTGGGCGGCACTTGCGAGTTTTATCACTGCCTGAAAATCCAGCAGCGGTTGAGGTGTGTCTGTGTGAGGATGACTATCCGGGCTGGTTGTTGCTGCAAGAGATCAACGAATTAGAGCCAGCGGTTACTCCTTATCAAGCGATCGCACTTTCGACCGCTGAAATTAGCACCCGATTACCGGGAGTAATTAGCTTTACCCAATGGGCAATGCAACAGCCAAATTATTACCTCTGGGGTGGCACAGTAGGACCCAACTACGATTGTTCTGGGTTGATTCAAGCTGCGTTTGCTTCTGTAGGAATCTGGTTACCCAGAGATGCCTATCAGCAGGAAGCCTTTACTCAATCAATTGCGATCGAGGAACTGCAACCAGGCGATTTAGTTTTTTTTGGTTCAGATCAGAAAGCAACTCATGTGGGACTCTATTTAGGAGAGCAATCGTATATTCATAGCTCTGGTAAAGAAATGGGTCGTAATGGGATTGGAATTGACCGACTTTCGGAACAAGGGGATGAAATTACTCAGTCATATTACCGACAGTTACGCTGTTGTGGGAGAGTTGTAAAGTGTTACAAACCCCATGGTAGGGGTTAG